A window of Pseudodesulfovibrio sp. JC047 genomic DNA:
TGTTTATGACGTCTATGAGTTCCCGGATGATCTTCCGGGCTTCTGTATTGGTAATGGAGCATCCGCCCTCGCTCTCGGGATGAAGAGCACTATTGCCAGCCTTGGCAACATCGCCCATTTCGGAAAACAGCTCCCCCATGGAGGCGAGAAGTGCAGTGCAGTCCATGGCCGCAAGGTCAAGATCTACCGCCCCGATCTCCACCTGCGCATACAACCAGTCGAGCAACAACGTTGATGTACACGCCACACAAAACAATGAAATTTTCGGCAATGTGGGCCAATAATTCTGGCGGGGATCTCTGATCCTATTTACGTTGGCAGGACTCCACCCACACGTGGTGGCAACATCTTCCCAGGTCTGTCCCGAGCCGGTCACCATGATCTGCAACACATCCGGCAAAGCGAGTTCGGTCAAATTGATTTTATCAAGGCCAGTCATGATCGGTATTTCCTCCGCGTCTCACCTTGTCGGCGCACACTCGTTGTGAAAGATTAGACTCAAGGCAAAAATCAAACCCCAGACTTGGATTGCATCTCAAGCCGTAAATCTGCCAACTTGCGATCAATCCACCCTTTTTTAGGACCGGGTTTCTTGTCCCGCCCTTCAGGCAAATATAAAATTGGAATATGCTTGCCAGAGGAGGTCTCAAACGCTTGCATTGCTGCTCGGACCTTGGTTGGGACACCAGACGCATTACAATAACGACTCATGGCTCCTATGCTCTTGCCGCAAGAATCAGCCAACTCTTTAATCGAGGACTGATTCATCTTGAGCCAACCAGAGATGCGACCTTGACGTAATGATGTGGACATAATACTTAAACCATTGTGTTAAATATTCGTATGTATGATTGCGTTAATCGTTGATTAAACAATTAGTCTAAATTTTGACACAAAGTCAATATAAAATTTAAACTTTTAATCTATTTT
This region includes:
- a CDS encoding phage regulatory CII family protein, with protein sequence MTGLDKINLTELALPDVLQIMVTGSGQTWEDVATTCGWSPANVNRIRDPRQNYWPTLPKISLFCVACTSTLLLDWLYAQVEIGAVDLDLAAMDCTALLASMGELFSEMGDVAKAGNSALHPESEGGCSITNTEARKIIRELIDVINKSNEAISRLRPLAGVPGDRI